The Calypte anna isolate BGI_N300 chromosome 2, bCalAnn1_v1.p, whole genome shotgun sequence genome includes a window with the following:
- the TTC39C gene encoding tetratricopeptide repeat protein 39C, whose amino-acid sequence MAGSEQPPPRREDEEAPLPIEDAELALAGINMLLNNGFRESDQLFKKYRNHSPLMSFGASFVSFLNAMMTFEEEKMQLACDDLKATEKLCESEEAGVIETIKNKIKKNADGRKSTVSMIDRLQRQIIVADCQVYLAVLSFVKQELAAYIKGGWILRKAWKIYNKCYTDINTLQEIYQKKTTQESLTSDAANDNHIAAEGVTEDSLNRLKGAVSFGYGLFHLCISMVPPNLLKIINLLGFPGDRLQGLSSLMYASESKDMKAPLATLALLWYHTVVRPFFALDGSDNKAGLKEAKEILAKKESAYPNSSLFMFFKGRIQRLECQINSALTSFHTALELATDQREIQHVCLYEIGWCSMIEMNFQDAFESFERLKNESRWSQCYYAYLTAVCQGATGDVGGAQNVFKEVQKLFKRKNNQIEQFSVKKADRFRKQMPTKELCVLASIEVLYLWKALPNCSLSNLQHMSQACQDVDDSSAVGLRNLLLGAIHKCLGNSEDAVQYFQRAAKDELCRQNNLYVQPYACYELGCLLLDNPETVPRGKTLLLQAKEEFSGYDFENRLHVRIHAALASLREVVPQ is encoded by the exons ATGGCCGGCTCGGAGCAGCCGCCACCGCGGCGGGAGGATGAAGAAGCGCCGCTGCCCATCGAGGACGCGGAGCTGGCTCTGGCTGGCATTAACATGCTGCTCAACAACGGCTTCCGCGAGTCCGACCAGCTCTTCAAGAAATACAG aaaccATAGCCCATTAATGAGTTTTGGAGCCAGTTTTGTCAGTTTTTTG AATGCTATGATGACATTTGAGGAAGAGAAGATGCAGCTGGCATGTGATGACTTAAAGGCTACAGAGAAACTTTGTGAAAGTGAAGAAGCTGGAGTTATAGAAACAatcaagaataaaataaaaaagaat GCTGATGGACGAAAATCCACTGTATCCATGATAGATCGTCTACAAAGACAAATAATTGTAGCAGACTGTCAAGTCTACTTGGCTGTACTCTCATTTGTAAAACAGGAGTTAGCAG CATACATAAAAGGTGGGTGGATACTTCGAAAAGCCTGGAAAATTTACAATAAGTGCTATACGGACATTAATACACTTCAGGAAAtatatcagaagaaaacaactCAGGAATCCTTGACTTCTGATGCTGCAAATGATAATCATATTGCTGCAGAAGGTGTAACGGAGGATTCGCTAAACAGACTGAAAGGTGCTGTTAGCTTTGGATATGGACTTTTTCATCTTTGCATATCCATGGTGCCCCCAAACCTGCTCAAAATCATCAACCTGCTGGGTTTTCCTGGAGACCGCCTACAGGGGCTTTCTTCACTGATGTATGCAAGTGAAAGTAAGGACATGAAGGCCCCTTTAGCTAC ATTAGCTCTGTTGTGGTACCACACAGTTGTTCGTCCCTTTTTTGCCCTTGATGGCAGTGATAACAAGGCAGGAttgaaagaagcaaaagaaattcttgcaaaaaaagaatCTGCTTATCCCAATTCTTCTCTGTTCATGTTCTTCAAGGGAAGGATACAGCGATTAGAG tGTCAAATCAATAGTGCCTTGACCTCATTTCACACTGCTTTGGAACTTGCAACAGACCAAAGGGAGATTCAACATGTCTGCTTATATGAAATAG GTTGGTGCAGCATGATAGAGATGAATTTCCAAGATGCATTTGAATCCTTTGAAAGGCTTAAAAATGAATCCAGGTGGTCCCAGTGCTACTATGCTTATTTAACAGCAG TGTGTCAAGGAGCCACTGGTGATGTTGGAGGTGCCCAGAATGTGTTCAAGGAAGTTCAGaagcttttcaaaagaaaaaacaaccagatTGAacaattttcagtgaaaaag GCAGAtagatttagaaaacaaatgcCAACCaaagagctctgtgtcctggCATCCATTGAAGTATTGTACTTATGGAAAGCCCTTCCAAACTGTTCCCTCTCAAACTTGCAGCATATGAGCCAAG CTTGTCAGGATGTTGATGATTCATCTGCTGTTGGTTTGAGGAATTTGCTTCTCGGTGCCATACACAAATGCTTAGGAAATTCTGAAGATGCTGTTCAG TACTTTCAGCGAGCTGCTAAAGATGAGCTGTGCCGTCAAAACAACTTATATGTCCAGCCATATGCTTGCTATGAACTTGGCTGTCTTCTGCTAGACAATCCAGAG